One Eurosta solidaginis isolate ZX-2024a chromosome 1, ASM4086904v1, whole genome shotgun sequence genomic window, gccaatttacttgccgttaatttaacaacacagctgatcgccgataaacaaatatcgatacaaaatagttactgaataacgaaatcgttatagttatcgttTCGCAAGTAAAGCTATGGCAAATctggttaaaaaagttagtgaattccaccacTGGTTACTCCACCGCAGTAGTCTCAAAAGCTTTAGAACTGCAATCGGCAAACTTCTGGTATTTTTACGACTAGTTCGATTTAGATGAAGTTAAATAGATGACTTCTCCACTGGGTACGTATGCATATGCACGTGAACATTTTTATGTGAATGCAATCGAATAATCACTGCAAATATTAAAGCTCgtaaacaaaatgaaaattgTCTTTACCATtgcagagtaaaaaaaaaaataataacaataatattgTGTGTGATGGACGCGTGGCCTGTGTCCACGGATAGGATATGCATTTGTCATAATTTGTTTGTGATTGtcattaaaattgaattttttccaTTACAagtattaatttgtttatttatgtatAACGAGTATTATAGATTATCACGAAATATTGGTTTATGAGTTTTCCTTCTCCAAATAACAGGAGTCCGTGTACGATAAATTGAACTTTACAGAAATGAAGGAGAATCTGGGCAAGGAGGAAAAGCGGCACATGAGCAAGCACTTCGCATTAAATATTAGCCGGGAAGAAAATTGCCAGCGAGATATGAGCCAAGCTATGGTGAGTAATAGCAAGTAAGGCGATAACATGTAGAAGCACATCAAAAAGAGGCGCGCTTGCAACTCCGGTATGGTTTATTACGATAAAGAAAATTTAACAAAACTCTGCACAGGTGGGCTGAAGATTGTGGCACACGCTTACGatgtggtgattttaatttgCGGTCTCTACCCTGCCGGACATCATGAAAAAGAACATTGATAAACTAATGCTTGGTTCTAATTAGGTCAAATTACTGCCTTAAACTGATCCGCTGACCATTTGATATCGAATTCGTTCCTTGTCTGTCATATTACTTACTCCAAGTCCATAAAGAAGTGTGTGATGAAAATCTAACCTAAGATTTTgggtttatttattttaaaacacatttATTCCCGTTGTTTTACATGCTTTGGCATTGTAAATGAATGGAACGGTAGTTGACTCCGCAATTGCCGTTTCCACTTACTGGTCATTTTTATTGTCAATTTGTTGTCAAAACGGTCAGCAAATACATTTGAAGTCGGCTAATATGCTGTTATCATttacagtggcgtagtgaggttttcctGCGCCTGGGACAAAATATGGTCATTTAGTCGTGGACATCTTGTACGTATTTTTTGTTGgaaacgatcgagaacacttttcccAAAGCGAGAAATTTcaaattctgcggaaagaccaacatctctagccgtttctccgggcattttgcggcgccttcttacacgttttactataacAATATCCTATTTTTCACAGAGATACTTCGCTTTtgctattgcttcttcacagagagtgtctcgaatttcgtatagttcagtcgctaatgatttaagatcatgatacgcttttCTAAAtttcatccccggatcttgtaatctgagctgcacatgATCAGTCCTCCTTAAGATTttataccagaaatgaactaatgttatgaaactaagttttagtatattttgcaacagaattatagcttcgcttctggtgtcccttgtggtgttagtgtcctctgctaattgttctaagagttctactacattctctagcccatcgacgataacgctaagcGCTTGTATtatggcgctccatcgtgtttcagattcaagtttgacaatttttgttaaagcattttttgaaattcccatcgtaacgttgaacgtgagaaaaaagatatatgcGTATGTCTACTAAATTTAATGAATGCTTATCACAATTTACAAATAATGGTTTATGATTTTTTTCCTTTATTCTTTGTTGAACGCCAGATATAGTACCTGCCATCACGTTAACTTAATGGTAACATTGTGATCTGCAGTTTGCTAATAAAATGTGGTCGGACTttagtttttctaaaattgtattTCCAATCGAGGCAGCATCTTTAGCATGTATGTACTCGTTATATTTATGGAATACGTAAGATTGATCACATATCTCGGCTATTTCCCTAGTATATTGCAGACTTCACCAAACTGCCGCAAGTATTCCGACTATATGCGTTCATTTTTTTAgtataaataattttttccagaaacaatattttccagaaatcagttataataaaaatagaaattatccaggaagttttGCTTTGCGGACtatttggcgccccctgtgaaTAGGAAAAGACATGCACTCTACTTGTGCATTGCGTGGCCTGAAACGTGTCCTATCACGGGGTATCTAGGACTAAAGGTCAATTGAAATCTACTGCCGACGGGCACGATTGATGCCGAACTTGGTTATTATTCTCAAAGATTAGTAGAGTAGCAAccggttgtttttgttgtattaacgacaaaatACTCCCCGATGGTTTTggaaagtgttatcgatgttgatggtcctttgccggatacagatctggtacgttccggttgCAAGTACCATTGAGGTACCAGCCCGaccttctcgggaacgattaatatggccacattaaacgttctattatattggaacgattttccgtcatcccttgtttgatacaaaccagtttcggcgttgtgccatcatcagtgtagaTTTTCGTTCTTCTTGGTTATCCCGCCCCACCCCtatttccatgaggaacttggggtcgccatagcctaatctgctaaatatgtgtatgatacattcatatttgtaacagggttcccctcgcgtaggtgaggttgacaattgggttgcggaagctctgaagctataaagctttttaGTGCGCTTATTAACCCCTTGAAGAGAGGCAACCTCGCAGGTGATAATGTCATACAAATACTGGAAGCTACTCATAGTCTCTAGAGAGAATTGGGATAAGAAAAAAGCTAGAAATGGGAGTACAGTCGAAAATGGGATTAAACGGGGGGAGATTATGGAGAAGAGGAAGATGTCCTTTGGGAAAAGAAAGGTCTactgtgcatatgtacatatgtttctaAGTAGGGTGTGAGCCGGAACAAACAACAATTACAATAACCAAACTCACTTCTAAATGACATGAAATTTTCACGCAATAAAATGTCTTTATTTAAAAATAGGGTGGTTGATTTTCcggcagggtggataaatgatgcatattggaaagattttcaatgtcactgatgatggcacaacgccgaacccggtttgtctcgaaactaaatttgacaagggatgacgaaaaatcgttccaatatacatacatcaatagGGTGGTACTCAAAAGATCTAATGAACGATAAGTCTCACCTCTTCAAGCGGTATGATTACCGTCGAAGATATTACATGTGAAGTAAAGTCTCGATTGGGCACCGTTAGGCGTGTTGCACAGGAATAAAAAATCAGGCTGCCCTACGAATACTGCGCCGTCTGCAATAGGGGATACAATTTACATGTCTTTTTCTTGACTGTAGCGTTATCACTTTGGGGTTTTACAAACGAATTAATTCTTTAAGTTTTCGCAGTTTAGGTAATATCAACGCTCAAATCGAGCAGACTgccctttaaacaatttttataattcagtttttttttttttaatttttagtttcatTAACGTTTCCTTTGATTACTAGGTTTTAGATCTCTACATTTACTCAACAAATCTAGACCAATAAACACAGGCTTAAAAGGATCAGAATAATTCGAAACCAAAAATCGATAGCTTATTTTATGTCCCTTCGAGTTAAGTTTGCATAAAACTTTTCCGTGCGTATGAAGTTGCCTATTTCCAACGCCAACTACTGAAATCAAGAAGAACAGAATATGAAAAACGCTGCCGCTTTGTTAACCTATAACAGTCACACTAAGAATGGTAAAGAAGTTGGTCCGATGTAGGCAATCAAGTTGTCAAGAAAATTATGTTAGGTTGCACTGGCCAAAAATTGTTTGACAACCAAATGGAATAACACCAATTAGTACCAgactttttgtaataaaataactaCTTCTTCTATACAAGTACAAAAAGTTGTCTAGGacttagcttaattgctgcttagagatctggcaactctgctgccTCTTGTAGCTGGACAATGGCTTGCTTGAGATGTTTCTCAAGCTTCAACTAAGGAAAATAAACCGTCCTTATTTCAATCAGATGCGTACACATCATACCCTTATACAATCGCACACGCACACGAACGAAACAACTGCGAAAAATACGCCCACCGATTCGTCGCTCATTTAAAAGTTCGTGTACTTTCCCAACAAAAAATGGCATAAGCGGCTGTAAGTACGACGGTAGCTCTGCTGATAACTCTCACACGATGTGCCTGAACAAACTTTAAATACGAAGTCATAGCACATCCATAGTCCCAGGatcacattttaaaaaaatggacattttactaaaaaaaaattttttttacattactgtttttttttagttcttgTGGAATAAAAGGAAAATATCACATCAATTCAATCAGTATTAATAACTGTTggtattagctgtgtttttatacatctatatacatatgcacttaaacttcatatggactgctaagtgcataaccTTATCTActcttatgaaattgttgcgcataaaatcAGTCTACAGAGTGTGTATCTCCGACATTCTCCACTTTAAATTTTAGCTGTTAGTTTGTGTCTCCACTAGTTTCTCTATACACTACCACTATGTGATGAGTTTTTTAGTCgcatatgtagatgtatatacatgtaaaaaatgcTATGCCTGGTTTCCATGCCATTCGAACTGTCGTTATATTGTAGTATGTTTAATCACCACAATGTAATGAGAGTTTTTAGTCGCATatgtagatatacatatatacttgtaAAAAATGCAATTATTAAGAAAGCCTTATGCCTGTTTCCATGCCATTCGAAAGTCCATCTTTTCGTCTATAAAAGACGCTAGCTGCGCCATACGCTAGCACAAAATTAGTAGGGGCATGTAAGCGGCTTTTAGCTGCGTTAGCCGAAGCTCTAGAAATATTTTAGATCGTGATCCCGTTTCATAGTGCAATCGAAGGAAATGAAATGGCTGACGAGCTGGCACGTAGGGGATGAGCGGTCATTATGTAGAATACCCATCTTTTCCAGAAATACCTTGCCACTACTGTTGTCGTGTTCGCAACTGCACCATAATTTTTCAAAGTTGTTTGGTTTTTATGTGTTTTCTGGTGATTGATCAAACCGATTTTAAAAATATGATGATTCGATAGCTTTAACATAAGATTATTGTATTCTaactaatatttttcaaataaagcTTATACCGGAATAATCCAAACTATGATTCTCCTAATAGATTTAAGGCGTATGACACCTTTTCTTTAACTAAAATAAGCCTTATATTAGGTTAGAATTTTTTGGTGGGTACTTATAAAGTGATTCGTTAGCTTTCTCGTATCGGCTAAACACAACTGTATATGTATAAGTGTAATTGAGCTTCCTCACTGACCTTCTCGTAATTCTTATCACTACACAATCGCTTAATTTATGCATGTTTGTTGTTGTGATAAACTCTCGTGAAATTAACTCTAATCAACGCTACTGTTAATAACGCGAAAATGTTATGAGCAATATACTGCCGTTATGTAGGTGTATTCATTCATAGTTAAAAGCATTTATTGCGGCGCGGGCGAGAGAACCAGTCAACGCCGGACAATGCAATTTCTCCGATTCTATTGATAATGTCATGTTGCTGTGCAAACAATACACACAAGCAAAGCTACCGTTATGATTAAGCGATAATGCACTTGCACTACAAATACAACTACAAACTCACACTAACTACACTTACCGTTAACTACTCATTTGTTGTCagttttatttgtattattttgatttttcttatATGGGCATGCCCACAAGACCTATAGGTTTTGGTAATTATTTAGCAGTTCgaaactgctaaaactcgtccaaaaatatcggaagagatgtcaaaagacgcgcttaaGGGCCCATGACCACGACTCCGAAAGcgtaaatcaaaaattttattttaattttgtgctCGTGCCGTGCGCAGCAAACAGCAAGTGTCATAGGACCAAGAAAGCTTCTAGTAAGGaccgagttattttataacatagttactgctttttgatagggtttttcactttggtcgttaaacaaacttctggtaacactacgaactcattcagtctatgtgaggaacTCGCGGACCGGCTAATTCAATCTAACATAACGTAATTGCCTTTACGGGTATTCGATCAGGCAATGGCACCTTCAAAGATTTCATGcaccgaaaaattttttttatcgctGTTATTCTTCGAGTGGTGCTCCTTTGCGATTTCCTCGAATAGCGCTTCACATGCCAGTATCTCTAATTGGTTGAGTGAACAACAGAGCTCATATAATTTCCCATATTTTTCTTATTCACCATTTGTTTTGGTGGATCAAATTTGTTCTGACTTTAagtaattatttttatactcaaatgagcagagctcacagagtatattaactttgattggataacggttggttgtacaggtataaaggaatcgagatagatatagacttccatatatcaaaatcatcaggatcgaaaaaaaatttgattgagccatgtccgtccgtccgtccgtctgtccgttaacacgataacttgagtaaattttgaggtatcttgatgaaatttggtatgtaggttcctgagcactcatctcagatcgctatttaaaattaatatcggacaataaccacgcccactttttcgatatcgaaaatttcgaaaaaccgaaaaagtgcgataattcattaccaaaaacggataaagcgatgacacttggtaggtgtgttcaacttatgacgcagaatagaaaatttgtaaaattttggacaatgggcgtggcaccgcccatttttaaaagaaggtaatttaaaaactttgcaaACTGTActatggcagtcgttgaagatatcatgctgaaatttggcaggaacgttactcctattactatatgtatgcttaataaaaatttgcaaaatcggagaacgaccacgcccacttttaaaaaaaaattatataaagtaaaattttaacaaaaaatttaatatctttacagtatataagtgaattatgtcaacattcaactccagtaatgatatgttgcaacaaaatacaaaaataaaagaaaatttcaaaatgggcgtggctccgccctttttcatttaatttgtctaggacacttttaatgccataagtcaaacaaaaatttaccactcctcgtgaaatttgatagggcttagattctaggacgataacttatttctgtgaaaaagggcgaaatcggttgaagccacgcccagtttttgtacacagtcgaccgtctgtccttccgctcggccgttaacacgataacttgagcaaaaatcgatatatctttactaaactcagttcacgtacttatccgaactcactttgaattggtataaaaaatggccgaaatccgactatgaccacgcccactttttcgatatcgaaaattacgaaaaatgaaaaaaatgccataattctataccaaatacgaaaaaatggatgaaacatggtaattggattggtttattgacgcaaaatataacttaaaaaaaactttgtaaaatgggtgtgacacctaccatattaagtagaagaaaatgaaaaagttctgcagggccaaataaaaaacccttgaaatcttggcaggaatactgttcgtggtattacatatataaatgaattagcggtatccaacagatgatgttctgggtcaccctggtccacattttggtcgatatctggaaaacgccttcacatatacaactaccgccactccgttttaaaagcctcattaatacctttaatttgatacccatatcatacaaacacattctagagtcacccctggtccacctttatggcgatatctcgaaaaggcgttcacctatagaacttaggcccactaccttttaaaatactcattaacccctttcatatgatacccatatcgtacaaacaaattctagagtcaaccctgatccacctttatggcgatatcactaaatggcgtccacctatagaactatggcccacttcctcatataatactctttaatacctttcatttgatacacatgtcatacaaacatattccagggttagcctcggttcattttcctacgtggttattttcccttatgttgccaccatagctctcaactgagtatataatgttcggttacacccgaacttaaccttccttacttgtttgttttaaaaTCGATTAAGTTCGGGCTTGGATGCTTCCATCGCGATTCTCAGGGATTTTCGGAAAATAAGTTCATGAATACAAGTTTTtaccagggggcctactctgtattgcgatgcgaaaggcagtgcgatgcgaaaataaattgcgatgcgaaaggtaattggaactctgtagcgctatcgcattgcTAAcagtgtcgcttttttatttttcgctaattttttgcttgagtatgcatcactgaccaaagtcaaagaaagagaacaaaacaaacaaggcgattacaatttcggctaaagattaatttttgttcaacaaattaaaaaatggattctgtagcattatgggacGATTGAAATGAAGAAAGAATTGATAGGAGGATTATAAGGGACAACTCCAACATTATGAGTCTCAGCGATCAAAGGTAATTTAAACGTTACAAaattactcatacatatactATTGCTTTATGTTCTATTAATTAGTTTTGTGCAGAATTTTCGGCTTAATAAAGAAGCATTTTTGTATGTGCTAAATAGCATTAAAAGTGAGTTGAAAACCCCACGTAGAGCAACGGCAGTTCCTGAAATAATAAAAGTTTCTACAACGTTGAAGTTTCTTGGTCAGGGTGCATACCAACACTTGATTGGCCAAGACCGTCACGCGGGATTAGCACAGCAAACCGTTTCGAGTTGTATTTTGGAAGTTTGCAGTGCAATTGAAACTATATTGTGTCCAAAGCATATTACTTTTTCAATGAGCAATCGCGAAAAACAGGATGCCAACCGTAGGTTTTATGCTAAATGCGGAATTCCGGGTGTGATCGGAGCTGTAGACGGAACGCACATTCAAATGATAAGGCCATCAAAAGACGAACATCTATTTTTTAACCGAAAGCTTAAGCACAGCATAAATGCAATGATCGTAAGTGTATTTCGATTAAATAAGATTACTTTTATTGTGCCTACATGTTTTGTTCTATTTTAGATATGTGATCACAAAATGCAAATAAGAGCGGTCAATGGTAAATTTGGAGGTGCATCGCATGATTCGCACATATGGAACTTGTCCGCTGAGCGCGAATATTTAAGGACTGCCTATGAAAATGGAGATACTGGCCAACGAATTCTCGGTAagctttttaatatatcgatttaaTGTAATGGTAGCATACACGTATTAACATAGTTACTTATGTAATATAtaacataatatatatacatataataaatggTACTGAATGTTATTCATCTAAAAAGACCTTTATGTTTTTGTTATCTGCAGGTGACTCAGGATATCCGTTGGAACTATGGCTTCTTACCCCATACAGGAATTCTGCGGAGGATTCTGACGagaattttttcaatcaaaaacATTCAAAGGGAAGGTCTCTCATTGAGAGAGTTTTTGGTGTTTTGAAAGGTCGATTTCGCTGCCTTTTGCCCTCAAGAGAATTGCATTATGCTCCAGCAAAAGTGGTGCAAATACTAAATGTTTGTTGTGCCCTGCACAATATTTTTATAATGTTCAAAGTTGAAAATcttcccagttcagaaattgaaccggAAGAAGTGAACGTAATAAAtgcagaaaacgtggaaaattatagaatgggaaatattgctagttgtatcagagaccaaataaaaaatgacatgatttccaatagaaatgctttataaaaaagtggtttaaatttaacgttatttatttatgtatttttacgGCTGCTAAGGCCTAcaacttaaactactaaatatAATTCAGTATTATTTAAATTCAAGTTTTCAGTCTTTTATTTAAGTAAGGGTTACAAattgtgtatatatataaaaactaatactatttatgtatttttacGGCTGCTAAGGCCTAcaacttaaactactaaatataattcattattatttaaattcacgATTTCagtcttttatttaaatttatactaATTGTATCTAAATAACATACATACTGAAAAGTGCACCAAACTATACTTCGGTAATGCAATGTGTATGTGCAGGTACATacgtaaataaatagaaaataaaaaggaaatttcattacaaaaactaAGCCACTTGTAGTACATAAATTATGTGTCTacatatctttaaaaaaaaaattttgtgtatctGTTACTACTTTCTGGATATTGCTTTGTTGGTCTGTAACTCCACATCcaacatttgttttttaatttctaatttgtttaatttgattCTTAAATTTTCACGGTCCATTCTTTGTTTATGGACAAATTGTTCTTTGGCgaactttaactttttattttttatttttaatgtaatTCTCATCGTTCTGGCAATGTTTTTCAAATTGTCATTAATCTCATTTAGCACTTTTACTGAGTTGCTTTGGTATTCAATTTGGTTGTCTACTTGCCTTTCCAATAGACTCTGCTTCTTGCGTGGAGTAAGTACCGATCGGCTGCAGCAaggttcctgttgttgttgtagcaagaaAGGTTGCTCGTTCTCCTCTTCACTCATTTCAACCGAATCGCTGTCGTTATTAAAAGCAGGTTCCAAAATTTCACTTGGTACTTCCGTCATAGCCTGCCGCGCACCAAACTCCCGCGTGCCAGCTATCCCGTCGACTGCTTGGTCCATCGACAGCAAATCGCTAGCTTGCTGTTCCAATGGCGTGAGTGCGGAGTAAACGGATGGGCCGCCCCCCGTACCAGCAATATTGGTTTTATTGCGACGCATTTTGGCCTTCAAATGGACTTTGTAGTCAGCCCAAACCTATAAATTTTATCAATCCCATTATAGAATTAAAAGTACACATATATCACCCAACCTACTTTTTTCCAGCCGGTGATATCACGCATCGGTGGTCCAGCTGCATTTAGTTGGCGAGTTACTTGTTTCCACAAATTATTGGCCATTGTTTTCGCGTTGGGTGTTTTAAGTAACCCTTTGGCCAAATCTGGGTGTATTGCCATGAAGTCCACTAGGAGTtcgaattgttgcttttgtgtttgttttgttttttgagttgtcctatatattttaaaaagaatgtacaatgaatataaagatatcaatttataaaatcatcaattaatacttacatatttgtacaatgcgaatgcctattacttgtagcaagaaaaatgcgaaaatgaatgctgtttgacattcgctttcgcaatacagagtgccggcaatgcgaaaagggagaaaaattgcgaatgggcaaaatgtgaatgcgaaagtcaaaatatgcatgcgaatgtcaagatacagagtaccgattttgcgatttcgcgtatttttgctttcgcatcgcaatacagagtaggcccccagactTATTTCAGGCTTTTAAAAGAGCTTATGCTGAGGGAAGTTATACGAATACTAATCGTTTTATGGCTTATAAACGAGTCCCTCTCCCTCCTCTTGGTAAGTTAGGGTTTGTCAAGGGCATAGGATGAGTCGTTTCAATGTGCTTTGTACATGTCTTTCATTTCTCTTTCATAAGTAGAATTACCCCTACATTTTGTAGTTAGCCGCTTAATActtacacatgcatacatatgtatgtatagtaaATATTTCAGCAAATTTAcctaaattgtttttttattttcttgagtggtgctccaaaaaaaaaatggattaaTAAACTAAACTATTTGAGTAGGTACCTGTAACTAACGGCATGCCTACTTAAATACGTACACACATACacgcatacatacttacatactattCTTCATTGGGTGTTTAGTTCTTTTGCGCTACGCAAACCTACACAACAACACTCAAAtagtacacaaaaaaaaaaaaaattagcaaaagcagCTGCTGCCTCTTGTGCTagtcaattttaaaatttttagtttagTTATCGTCGAGATTTTAACTGCAACGGTTCGTTGTCCTGTCGTTTTTAGTCAATTTGTTTGTTGGTGGTGTTATGTATATAATGCAGATCTGAAATCGTAGTTATCACAAAGACAAGACGATTGATTGCCTTGTTGCAAGTGATCTTTTTGTGTTGTGTTGTGTGTATCAAAtatttaaagaaatgtttaaaatatggggtaaatatttcatttgacaaacataaaattttaatatgtttggtgttgttattttttgaattaaaaagcTTATTCAAGTACAGCAAACACTGGCGTACATTGCGTATGagaaatatttttgaatattgTACTACGGTGATCATCTGTCCTTTTGTGTAAAGGGCAGTGCTTATATTGAAAAAGTCCAATACGAAAATAaaacttttattgaaaaaaaaaaacaaatttttgagcTATTTAAAGTTATAAAACATTAATTTGTTATTGAATATTACAAATTGAAGGTTTGGATGTGCAGATAATTGTCTTCGTTACTCAGTCTTTTCAGAAATGCtaaacgcatttagatgctgatCCACTGGGGATTTCTTTATATAAAAGGAGGATCCCTTAGGAAACAATTACTTTtggatgaaccgatttggataGAGGATTTACTTggtatatttttttggaaatgaGGAGCCATAATCTACGGGGtctaaacattttggaaaaattaaGAGTGGCACACTCCGTCGGTAA contains:
- the LOC137244182 gene encoding uncharacterized protein, with amino-acid sequence MSNSIHFRIFLATSNRHSHCTNMTTQKTKQTQKQQFELLVDFMAIHPDLAKGLLKTPNAKTMANNLWKQVTRQLNAAGPPMRDITGWKKVWADYKVHLKAKMRRNKTNIAGTGGGPSVYSALTPLEQQASDLLSMDQAVDGIAGTREFGARQAMTEVPSEILEPAFNNDSDSVEMSEEENEQPFLLQQQQEPCCSRSVLTPRKKQSLLERQVDNQIEYQSNSVKVLNEINDNLKNIARTMRITLKIKNKKLKFAKEQFVHKQRMDRENLRIKLNKLEIKKQMLDVELQTNKAISRK